One Leptolyngbya sp. CCY15150 genomic window carries:
- a CDS encoding tetratricopeptide repeat protein has protein sequence MNAKSLLPLLTALLIAPAAVPLLPATVRAQTTTETDAATLLEEANRLFQQGIEQLQLSQYQEALQFLREALEIYQAPTTRGAFPQASLRGERDALRNLGNVYSSLGQHQQAIDLHEQSLLIAREIEGNELLNLGDTYSDLEQYQEAIDSYEQALLIFRELGDRARQASILQKLGDLYRENRAWDESDAAYEQAYEQALILYQEIGDRISEAALLIHIVSLGYRGQGTSNRNIAYLQRASEIYQEVGDLTNAADALYSLGQIYRNLTANQDRLRPRTIEELEQNEEYYRLTIGAFQQALEIYQQQEKTQAMSEVLFDMGEIYRSSHRYVEALEAYEQALRYRQETDESDDEEIILYRIGQTHYELEQYEQALISYYSALEICEHLGEDCFDYSQGNFGDFDSNTNVGDLYNRIGEVYFQEEKYELALEAFQEAMVIVLNEFSYRFDDFEDIYENVFSSDLNTRELQISSSGRMIISAVNVALAYERLDQDIRAMQILEFLTRSDAEGYICWGYGDGWRNHETLVDNIRVAALRMESGDTESTRCYGGLGTAYALQASFFYEKKEYLTAITYYNGALENFIRLNDSLNVALVLNNLGVAYRDSGDYPQALSSYEEALELRRGIGDASGEATTLNNIGELHVSRGEYAQALEHYQAALEIFERENNTQGIAATYHNLGALHDELNQNTLALDFYDQALILRRRIDNQQGLGQTLNNIGLVLEEEGDFAQALDMYQQSLIASQQAENIIGEATTLNNIALLHVKMEQPGRGLDSINQALGIIQQVDDPAREGNMLDSLGTIYRDLGRYDDAMQAYQQALFLLRQADNRPIERAALSHIGSLLDVQGEAELAILFYKQSVNVTEGIRENIRSLPNDFQQSYTESVADTYRRLADLLLQQNRILEAQRVLDLLRVQELDDYLQDVRSTAESDIDYWQIETELLALYQQVLNEAAELRQLQSQPFDELTDSERERLSELRDASVAVQERFFDDFRDRPEVDAAIRLIRESTQGQNLELDSYAQLQDELQAMPQRTVVLYPLILENRLELVLVFPDAPPLRFPVNVSSTELNQAIVEFGQQLTTRDPNIEAIAQQLYTWLIEPMDETLTQQGVESIIYSPDGALRYIPLAALHDGEQYLAQRFSISHITADSLTDLADPPRENQRLLAAACADCSFSFTVAESPYNFSDLPFTETEVINLANQYPDASVLINQDFSLSDLEDRLGSSEIIHLATHAAFVTSLPQESFFVLGSGERISLRDIRRRWNLNHVGLIVLSACQTAVGSVELGSGIEFLGLGHQLQTAGAQSVIASLWQVSDDGTQVLMNAFYAALNNGYSKAESLQRAQIALITSDTSVLEGDRGDATIEIIDSRTGQPLERSTDLAHPYYWAPFILIGNGL, from the coding sequence ATGAATGCCAAATCCCTGTTGCCCCTGCTGACCGCGCTGCTGATTGCCCCCGCTGCGGTGCCCCTATTGCCCGCTACGGTTCGCGCCCAGACCACGACCGAGACGGATGCAGCGACACTGTTGGAGGAAGCGAATCGCCTCTTCCAACAAGGCATTGAACAACTTCAACTCAGTCAATATCAAGAAGCATTACAATTTCTCCGAGAAGCTCTAGAAATTTATCAAGCTCCAACTACTCGGGGCGCGTTCCCTCAGGCCAGCCTTAGAGGAGAAAGGGATGCTCTGAGAAACCTGGGCAATGTTTATTCGAGCCTGGGGCAACATCAGCAAGCGATAGATCTCCATGAACAAAGTCTTCTCATTGCTCGTGAGATTGAGGGAAACGAATTACTCAACTTAGGTGATACCTACTCTGACTTGGAGCAATATCAAGAGGCTATTGACTCCTATGAGCAGGCTCTTCTTATTTTCAGAGAGCTTGGCGATCGCGCTCGACAGGCAAGTATACTTCAAAAACTTGGAGATTTGTATCGAGAAAATAGAGCTTGGGATGAATCAGATGCGGCTTATGAACAGGCTTATGAACAAGCACTGATTCTATATCAGGAAATTGGCGATCGCATCAGCGAAGCAGCATTACTGATACACATAGTTTCTCTAGGATATCGTGGACAGGGAACTTCCAATCGCAACATTGCATATTTACAAAGAGCATCTGAAATTTATCAAGAAGTCGGCGATTTAACTAATGCAGCAGATGCATTGTATAGTCTTGGTCAAATTTACAGAAATCTTACAGCAAACCAGGATAGGTTACGGCCACGAACAATTGAAGAACTTGAACAAAATGAAGAGTACTATCGCCTAACCATTGGTGCTTTTCAACAGGCGCTAGAGATCTATCAGCAGCAAGAAAAGACTCAAGCAATGAGTGAGGTTTTATTTGATATGGGAGAAATATATCGAAGTTCTCATCGATATGTAGAAGCATTAGAAGCTTATGAGCAAGCTTTAAGATACCGTCAAGAAACTGATGAATCCGATGATGAGGAAATCATTCTTTATAGAATTGGTCAAACACATTACGAACTAGAACAGTATGAGCAGGCTCTTATCTCGTATTATTCAGCTTTAGAAATTTGTGAGCACTTGGGAGAAGATTGTTTTGACTACAGTCAAGGCAACTTCGGAGATTTTGATTCTAATACCAATGTTGGAGATTTATATAACAGAATAGGGGAAGTATATTTTCAAGAAGAGAAATATGAGCTTGCCTTAGAAGCTTTTCAAGAGGCTATGGTAATTGTATTGAATGAGTTCTCATATAGATTTGATGACTTCGAAGATATCTATGAAAATGTATTCTCCAGTGACCTGAATACTAGAGAGCTACAAATATCTAGTAGCGGCAGGATGATCATAAGTGCAGTAAATGTTGCTCTTGCTTATGAAAGGCTTGATCAGGATATTAGAGCCATGCAGATATTAGAGTTTTTGACCCGTAGTGATGCCGAGGGTTACATTTGTTGGGGATATGGAGATGGATGGCGCAATCACGAAACATTGGTTGACAACATACGTGTTGCGGCTTTGAGAATGGAGTCTGGCGATACAGAATCTACTAGATGCTACGGCGGACTTGGAACTGCATATGCATTGCAGGCTAGTTTTTTCTATGAGAAGAAAGAATACCTAACAGCTATTACTTACTATAATGGAGCGCTGGAAAATTTTATAAGGCTTAACGACTCACTTAATGTGGCGCTGGTACTAAATAATCTTGGCGTTGCCTATCGTGATTCAGGAGACTATCCTCAAGCGTTATCCTCCTACGAAGAAGCGCTGGAGTTACGTCGAGGCATAGGCGATGCATCCGGTGAAGCTACAACCCTCAATAATATTGGTGAGCTTCATGTGAGCCGAGGAGAGTATGCGCAAGCCCTAGAGCACTATCAAGCGGCTCTGGAGATTTTCGAACGTGAAAATAATACACAAGGAATAGCAGCAACTTATCATAACCTTGGTGCCCTTCATGATGAACTAAATCAGAACACTCTCGCACTTGATTTTTATGATCAAGCATTGATACTGCGCCGTAGGATAGACAATCAGCAAGGGCTTGGTCAAACCTTAAATAATATTGGCTTAGTGCTTGAAGAAGAAGGAGATTTTGCACAAGCTTTAGATATGTACCAGCAATCCCTTATCGCCAGTCAGCAGGCGGAGAATATTATCGGCGAAGCCACAACACTCAATAACATTGCGTTGCTTCATGTCAAAATGGAGCAACCTGGTCGAGGCTTAGATTCCATTAACCAGGCATTAGGTATCATTCAACAAGTAGATGATCCAGCTAGAGAAGGAAATATGCTGGATAGTCTGGGAACTATCTATCGAGATTTAGGTAGATATGATGACGCAATGCAGGCGTATCAGCAAGCCCTATTTTTACTGAGACAAGCTGACAACCGTCCGATTGAGCGAGCAGCGCTGAGTCATATAGGTAGTCTTTTGGATGTGCAAGGTGAGGCTGAGTTAGCCATCCTTTTTTACAAACAGTCTGTCAATGTAACAGAAGGAATTCGAGAAAATATTCGTTCATTACCAAACGATTTTCAGCAGTCTTACACAGAGTCTGTGGCAGATACCTACCGTCGCCTCGCCGACCTGCTTCTGCAACAAAACCGCATCCTCGAAGCCCAGCGCGTCCTGGATTTGTTACGTGTCCAAGAACTGGATGACTACCTACAAGACGTTCGTAGCACTGCCGAAAGCGACATCGACTATTGGCAAATCGAAACCGAATTATTAGCGCTCTACCAACAAGTGCTGAATGAGGCGGCAGAATTACGACAGTTGCAATCCCAACCCTTCGATGAACTGACCGATTCTGAGCGAGAACGTTTATCTGAGTTACGAGACGCTAGTGTCGCTGTACAAGAGCGATTTTTTGATGACTTTCGCGATCGCCCCGAAGTCGATGCCGCCATCCGCCTCATTCGTGAATCAACCCAAGGACAGAACCTCGAACTCGATTCCTATGCCCAACTCCAAGACGAACTTCAGGCAATGCCCCAGCGTACGGTAGTGCTGTATCCATTGATTTTGGAGAATCGCCTAGAACTGGTGCTGGTCTTCCCCGATGCGCCGCCCCTTCGGTTTCCCGTCAATGTCAGCAGCACCGAACTCAACCAAGCCATCGTTGAATTTGGGCAACAGTTAACCACCCGCGATCCCAATATTGAAGCGATCGCCCAGCAACTCTACACCTGGCTGATCGAACCAATGGACGAGACATTAACCCAGCAGGGTGTTGAATCCATTATCTATTCTCCCGATGGCGCACTGCGCTACATTCCCCTCGCGGCACTTCACGATGGTGAACAGTATCTTGCCCAACGCTTCAGCATCAGCCACATCACCGCCGATTCCCTCACCGACCTCGCCGACCCACCCAGAGAGAACCAGCGATTGCTCGCTGCCGCCTGTGCAGACTGTTCCTTCTCCTTCACTGTTGCCGAAAGTCCCTATAACTTTAGTGACCTGCCATTCACTGAAACAGAAGTCATTAACCTTGCCAATCAGTATCCTGATGCCAGTGTGTTAATTAATCAGGACTTTAGCTTGAGCGATCTAGAAGATCGACTTGGCAGCTCCGAAATTATTCATCTCGCCACCCATGCCGCTTTTGTCACCAGCCTTCCCCAAGAATCGTTCTTTGTGTTGGGCAGTGGTGAACGTATCAGCCTCCGGGACATTCGACGACGTTGGAACCTGAACCATGTGGGACTGATTGTTTTAAGTGCTTGTCAAACCGCCGTGGGTAGCGTGGAGTTGGGCAGTGGCATTGAGTTTTTGGGATTGGGACATCAGCTTCAGACCGCTGGCGCACAATCGGTGATTGCCTCCCTCTGGCAAGTCAGCGATGACGGCACCCAAGTTTTGATGAATGCCTTCTATGCGGCGCTGAACAACGGCTACAGCAAAGCTGAGTCCCTGCAACGGGCGCAGATTGCCCTGATTACCAGCGATACCTCGGTATTGGAAGGCGATCGCGGCGACGCCACCATTGAGATTATCGATAGCCGCACTGGACAACCCTTAGAGCGCAGCACTGACCTAGCCCATCCCTACTATTGGGCACCGTTTATTTTGATTGGCAATGGGCTGTAA
- a CDS encoding CHAT domain-containing protein has product MLQSSIQQTEDLINAAWIAANQEQWETAQTYLQDALALEATQANISLELRVLNLLTLVETVLGDYDALLPHAQQFVTLAQAEQNIPLLTQAYQALGTAYFYTGEFSQALDAHQQALSLAAQLQDPYRLAVAYAQIGETYLALEALEAALSASTTALELAEPLGDPTLTGLIYGNLGKAYTMQSDYARAQSYLEAALIAEQAAGTPLGIAQALNNLGNVLLLAGDLPESERYLRDAIALWEQQRQRITEPQRLIQFFDTQLVTYRLLQQVLIAQDQTEAALIASEQSRAQILSAQLAATEQLPLDNSDNTIDLVTLQSIAQQQNITLVEYALIPRNAELFIPGRSSDRWLNTIESLFIWVIQPSGEIHFEQVDLSEQPIDLMNLVAMMRQTLGVRSGNAATIEVVSTPEAQAEQQERQQAILQDLYHLLIAPIATYLPSDPQETVVIIPQESLFLVPFPALINPDGQYLIEQHTLATAPSIQVLSQLQQNRPTGRGSLQDNELLIVGNPTMPSILNPQTNQLEPLSSLMGAEAEAIAIATRFETEPLLGETASEQRVVQQMPTARVIHLATHGLLDYRDDETEPFFPGAIALAPGNGEDGLLTAAEIYDLSLSAELVVLSACDTGRGSITGDGVVGLSRAFIQAGVPQIMVSLWAVPDAPTAELMTIFYEQRELTDSDTQALRQSMLIMLEAYPNPRDWAAFILIGGV; this is encoded by the coding sequence ATGCTTCAGTCTTCCATTCAACAGACCGAAGACCTGATTAATGCCGCCTGGATCGCCGCGAACCAAGAACAATGGGAAACCGCCCAAACCTATCTGCAAGACGCACTTGCCCTTGAAGCCACCCAAGCCAATATCTCACTCGAACTTCGGGTTTTGAATTTACTCACGCTGGTTGAAACCGTGTTAGGCGACTACGATGCCCTACTCCCCCACGCCCAGCAATTTGTCACACTAGCCCAAGCCGAACAGAATATTCCCTTGCTGACTCAAGCCTACCAAGCCCTCGGAACCGCTTACTTTTATACCGGCGAATTCAGCCAAGCCCTCGATGCCCACCAACAGGCTCTATCCTTAGCAGCGCAACTGCAAGACCCCTATCGCCTAGCGGTTGCCTATGCCCAAATTGGCGAAACCTATCTGGCGCTTGAAGCCCTCGAAGCCGCCCTCTCCGCATCCACAACTGCATTGGAACTCGCCGAACCGCTGGGCGACCCAACCTTAACAGGACTCATCTACGGCAACCTTGGAAAAGCCTATACAATGCAGTCCGATTATGCCCGCGCCCAATCCTATCTCGAAGCTGCTCTCATTGCAGAACAGGCAGCCGGAACGCCGCTGGGGATAGCCCAGGCTTTGAATAATCTAGGTAATGTACTCCTTCTGGCGGGTGATTTACCTGAGTCAGAACGCTATTTGCGAGACGCGATCGCCCTTTGGGAACAGCAGCGACAGCGCATTACAGAACCACAGCGACTCATTCAATTTTTTGACACACAGCTTGTGACCTATCGTCTTTTGCAACAAGTGTTGATTGCCCAAGACCAAACCGAAGCCGCATTGATAGCATCTGAGCAAAGCCGCGCCCAAATCTTATCTGCTCAACTTGCCGCAACAGAACAGTTACCATTAGACAATTCAGACAATACGATTGATCTCGTCACCCTGCAATCCATCGCGCAACAGCAGAATATCACGCTGGTTGAATATGCCTTGATTCCTCGAAATGCAGAACTCTTTATTCCAGGACGGTCGAGCGATCGCTGGCTGAACACCATTGAAAGTTTGTTCATCTGGGTGATTCAACCCTCTGGTGAAATTCACTTTGAGCAAGTTGACCTATCCGAACAACCCATTGACCTCATGAATTTAGTCGCCATGATGCGCCAAACCCTCGGTGTTCGTAGCGGGAACGCGGCCACGATTGAAGTAGTGTCAACCCCCGAAGCCCAAGCCGAGCAGCAGGAACGACAACAAGCCATCCTACAAGACCTCTATCACCTCTTGATTGCTCCCATTGCCACTTATCTCCCCTCTGATCCACAAGAAACGGTTGTGATCATTCCTCAGGAATCCCTATTCTTAGTGCCATTTCCAGCATTGATAAACCCAGACGGTCAATATTTGATTGAACAGCATACATTAGCAACTGCCCCTTCAATTCAAGTCCTCAGTCAGCTTCAACAGAATAGACCAACAGGGCGTGGGTCACTCCAAGATAATGAATTGTTGATTGTTGGAAATCCAACCATGCCCAGCATTTTGAATCCGCAGACCAATCAACTTGAACCGTTATCAAGCTTGATGGGTGCAGAAGCCGAAGCCATTGCGATCGCCACCCGTTTTGAAACAGAACCATTATTGGGAGAAACCGCCAGCGAACAACGGGTGGTGCAACAGATGCCCACCGCACGAGTGATTCATCTGGCAACCCATGGTTTATTGGACTATCGTGACGACGAAACAGAGCCCTTTTTTCCAGGGGCGATCGCCTTAGCTCCCGGAAACGGCGAAGATGGCTTACTCACCGCCGCCGAAATCTATGATCTTAGCCTCAGCGCCGAACTCGTCGTCCTTAGTGCCTGCGACACCGGACGGGGAAGCATTACTGGCGATGGCGTAGTTGGCTTATCTCGTGCCTTTATCCAAGCCGGGGTGCCGCAAATCATGGTCTCCCTCTGGGCTGTCCCCGATGCACCGACTGCCGAACTAATGACCATTTTCTATGAGCAGCGGGAATTGACCGACAGCGATACCCAAGCCTTGCGCCAGTCCATGTTGATCATGCTCGAAGCCTATCCCAACCCCCGCGACTGGGCGGCGTTTATCTTGATTGGCGGCGTTTAA
- a CDS encoding BBP7 family outer membrane beta-barrel protein, with the protein MHQPVPQTAQPISEGAIASSNAEVADAEPSEAVSTTVVTDSSDNESELVYSTSASDLVSPDGLEMTVEIAQMDEPEVTPLMPIETRILGDQVNWEINTDVVFLRRNIPDVVTSIDSQLDPLTNTLIGSNASLGAESLGFDLATGGRFTAGYYPTPRSGFEVSFMGLVDWNDSETFVSDSGETLRASFVDPVRAGQDDDIALSPRNTNQVEDFVAARSQRLDYESDLDSLELNYRYALTSPSDRSYTTLVAGFRYMSINEEFMFTSNDGASRLGGRLGTYEIDTSNDLVGLQIGVDSGVQVTPNLGLDVRVRGGLMLNFNDQSSTFVNDNGIPTVLTGSESDTSVAPLVELEGSASWDIGDNFTLKAGYQLLALSGIALAPSQFGPLDELGDLNRSSVIYHGPFVGLELRF; encoded by the coding sequence GTGCATCAACCCGTACCACAGACTGCTCAGCCAATTTCTGAAGGAGCGATCGCATCCTCAAATGCTGAGGTTGCAGATGCTGAACCGTCTGAAGCCGTTAGTACAACGGTTGTAACTGATTCCTCGGATAATGAATCTGAGCTAGTGTATTCAACATCCGCTAGTGATTTGGTGTCACCAGACGGGCTTGAAATGACGGTTGAAATCGCACAAATGGATGAACCGGAAGTCACTCCGTTGATGCCGATTGAAACTCGGATTTTGGGCGATCAAGTCAATTGGGAAATCAATACGGATGTGGTGTTCCTGCGACGCAATATTCCCGATGTGGTGACGTCTATCGATAGTCAACTCGATCCACTCACCAATACTTTAATTGGCAGCAATGCGTCTTTAGGGGCAGAGTCGCTTGGATTTGACTTGGCGACTGGTGGACGGTTCACCGCAGGCTATTACCCCACGCCGCGCAGTGGATTTGAAGTCTCGTTTATGGGATTGGTGGATTGGAATGACTCGGAAACGTTTGTCTCGGATAGTGGTGAAACGTTACGAGCGTCGTTTGTGGATCCCGTTCGGGCAGGGCAGGATGATGACATCGCCCTCAGTCCTCGAAATACCAACCAGGTCGAAGATTTTGTTGCGGCTCGGTCACAGCGACTCGATTATGAATCAGATCTCGATAGTCTGGAACTCAATTATCGCTATGCACTCACGTCGCCGTCTGACCGCTCCTATACGACGTTGGTGGCAGGCTTCCGCTACATGAGTATTAATGAGGAGTTTATGTTCACCTCGAATGATGGGGCGAGTCGTCTGGGCGGTCGCCTTGGTACTTACGAGATTGACACCAGCAATGATCTGGTGGGGCTACAAATTGGTGTGGATAGCGGGGTTCAGGTTACGCCGAATTTGGGTTTGGATGTGCGTGTCCGGGGTGGGCTGATGCTCAATTTCAATGACCAAAGCAGTACGTTTGTGAATGACAATGGCATTCCGACGGTGCTGACTGGTTCTGAGAGTGATACCAGTGTGGCGCCTCTGGTTGAGTTGGAAGGGTCGGCAAGCTGGGATATTGGCGATAATTTTACGCTGAAGGCGGGCTATCAGCTTCTCGCGTTGAGCGGTATTGCCCTGGCACCGTCTCAGTTTGGCCCACTGGATGAACTGGGGGATCTGAACCGATCGTCGGTGATCTATCACGGGCCGTTTGTCGGTCTTGAACTCCGGTTTTAA